A region from the Paludicola sp. MB14-C6 genome encodes:
- a CDS encoding EscU/YscU/HrcU family type III secretion system export apparatus switch protein, translated as MLPSKSANRATALKYAMEKENSAPVVVASGLGCVAQKIVDVAIENHVPVYEDDSLSALLSQLEVGAQIPDELYQAIVDIYVYFLNFTIKPEEIPNK; from the coding sequence ATGTTACCATCTAAGAGTGCCAATAGAGCAACTGCATTAAAATATGCAATGGAAAAAGAGAATAGTGCACCGGTAGTTGTTGCTTCAGGGCTTGGGTGTGTTGCACAAAAGATTGTTGATGTTGCAATTGAAAATCATGTTCCTGTTTATGAAGATGATTCTTTATCAGCATTATTATCTCAACTGGAAGTAGGCGCTCAAATTCCCGATGAACTATATCAGGCAATAGTTGATATTTATGTTTATTTTTTGAATTTTACAATAAAACCAGAAGAGATTCCCAACAAATAA
- a CDS encoding chemotaxis protein CheW, with the protein MSREEITASVEQSLLAQFNAETETDQNVEKYLTFIVDEQLYTVPSNQVIEIIGMQPVTYMPGVAEFIKGVINIRGKVVPLIELQKRLRNTSSEYTRDTCIVVIDMGDYYVGFIVDKVCDVTDVAESEISPAPKVSKKDKDHDFVSAIARCEKSVAMILDCTKVLGVKKDQAE; encoded by the coding sequence ATGTCAAGAGAAGAAATAACTGCTTCTGTAGAACAAAGTCTGCTTGCACAATTTAATGCAGAAACAGAAACAGACCAAAACGTTGAAAAGTATCTTACTTTTATTGTTGATGAACAGCTTTATACTGTACCAAGTAACCAAGTAATTGAGATTATTGGAATGCAGCCGGTAACATATATGCCGGGTGTTGCAGAGTTTATTAAGGGAGTAATCAATATCAGAGGTAAGGTAGTGCCTTTAATTGAATTACAAAAGCGGTTGAGAAATACTTCTTCTGAATATACAAGGGACACTTGTATTGTTGTAATAGATATGGGCGATTATTATGTTGGCTTTATTGTAGATAAAGTATGTGATGTTACAGATGTAGCGGAATCAGAGATTAGTCCGGCTCCCAAGGTATCAAAAAAAGATAAGGATCATGATTTTGTTTCTGCAATCGCTAGATGTGAAAAGAGTGTTGCAATGATATTAGATTGCACAAAAGTTTTAGGTGTGAAAAAAGATCAGGCAGAATAG
- a CDS encoding chemotaxis protein CheW, whose product MDMLQNVMSEESIEMDSIENTFLTFYAHKLKFGMPISNVIQIIEMQEITPVPEFPSYTKGVINLRGNIVSIVDLSLKLCNEETQYGEKTCIIITQINNILVGFIVDEVDEVKEIAAEDIVSPTELSAEVDNQYLIGITKTDSKVMLLIDIKSLLTER is encoded by the coding sequence ATGGATATGCTTCAGAATGTAATGAGTGAAGAGAGTATAGAGATGGATTCAATTGAGAATACCTTTCTTACCTTTTATGCCCATAAACTGAAATTCGGGATGCCAATTTCAAATGTAATACAAATTATTGAAATGCAAGAAATTACCCCCGTGCCTGAGTTCCCATCCTATACGAAAGGCGTTATCAACCTACGGGGCAATATTGTTTCTATTGTAGATTTATCGTTAAAATTATGCAATGAAGAAACACAATATGGCGAAAAAACATGTATTATCATAACACAAATAAACAATATTTTAGTAGGCTTCATTGTGGATGAAGTAGATGAAGTAAAAGAGATTGCAGCAGAAGATATTGTTTCACCAACTGAGCTTTCTGCTGAAGTGGATAATCAATATTTAATCGGAATTACGAAAACAGATAGCAAAGTAATGCTATTAATTGACATAAAGAGTTTATTGACAGAGAGATAA
- a CDS encoding methyl-accepting chemotaxis protein: protein MKKFNVHSLGFKMLTYTISLLVLSMLVVTAVSNIYSYNSTMKLSKDSMSELAKSATAKIGEEIKGLTNLVSNAANESETSSDNAEKEVIDYLNQLAARDGFDYMRRTNKEGISYESGSNVTDRDYYIACKSTGKPFVSDPLKAKDTGKSYVMISAPILKNNVFDGVLYGAISLKYFSEAVSEISIGKTGGAYIIDKLGTTIADADYSVVENEENSQAAAKTDKSLVKLATLEKKMTEGQTGFGEYTYKSNEKLMAFTPIKGSNGWSLGVTLNKNEFFQSTYNAIIFCVILSAVMILVVAFIFSRYAKNITKAVVEIEKASFKMADGDLNVHANVKRKDELGRLANSFNETIDKLRNYINDIANTSQTIANGNFNIEFKQQFAGDFVVIQTAITNLSRSLSNTLGQVKEAASQVESGGSQVSSGAQALSQGATEQASSIQELSASINEISNQVKQTAVNANQANTAVGTVAAEMLTSNDQMSELMNAMQNINQAAREISKIIKAIDDIAFQTNILALNAAVEAARAGAAGKGFAVVAEEVRNLATKSAEAAKTTTNLIEESVDAVENGLTLATKTAQSMQNVVEGANSITALIGEISDAANSQATSISQVTQGVEQISGVVQTNSATAEESAAASEELSSQAQLLNELVSQFVLISNEYRVVEEVLNPTPQSNVEPIITYANNNLGSKY from the coding sequence ATGAAAAAGTTTAACGTACATAGTCTTGGTTTTAAAATGCTTACATACACAATCAGCCTTTTGGTTTTATCCATGTTAGTTGTAACCGCGGTATCTAATATATATTCTTATAATAGTACAATGAAATTATCAAAAGATAGTATGAGTGAATTAGCAAAAAGCGCAACCGCAAAAATCGGAGAAGAAATTAAAGGTTTAACGAATTTGGTTAGTAATGCCGCAAATGAAAGTGAAACGAGCAGTGATAATGCTGAAAAAGAAGTTATAGATTATTTGAATCAATTGGCAGCCAGAGATGGCTTTGACTATATGCGACGTACTAATAAAGAGGGCATTAGTTATGAGTCTGGATCTAATGTAACTGACCGAGATTACTATATTGCTTGTAAATCTACAGGCAAGCCTTTCGTATCGGATCCACTTAAAGCAAAGGATACAGGGAAAAGTTATGTTATGATCTCGGCACCTATTTTGAAAAATAATGTTTTTGATGGTGTATTATATGGGGCCATATCATTAAAGTATTTTTCCGAAGCTGTAAGTGAAATTAGTATTGGAAAGACTGGCGGAGCATATATTATTGATAAATTGGGTACAACAATCGCAGATGCAGATTATTCAGTTGTAGAGAATGAAGAAAACTCACAAGCTGCTGCAAAGACAGATAAAAGCCTAGTTAAACTAGCTACACTTGAGAAAAAAATGACAGAAGGTCAAACGGGGTTTGGTGAATATACTTATAAATCCAATGAAAAGTTAATGGCATTCACTCCAATTAAAGGTTCAAACGGCTGGAGCCTTGGTGTGACATTAAATAAGAATGAGTTTTTTCAATCAACATACAATGCCATTATATTCTGTGTTATTTTGTCTGCAGTTATGATTTTAGTTGTTGCATTTATCTTCTCAAGGTACGCAAAGAATATAACCAAAGCAGTAGTTGAAATAGAAAAGGCATCTTTCAAAATGGCTGATGGCGATTTGAATGTACATGCTAATGTAAAAAGAAAAGATGAGCTAGGCCGTTTGGCAAATTCATTTAATGAAACCATAGATAAACTAAGAAATTATATTAATGATATTGCCAATACATCGCAAACAATTGCAAACGGAAATTTTAACATAGAGTTTAAACAACAATTTGCAGGCGATTTTGTTGTAATTCAAACAGCAATTACAAATCTATCTCGTTCATTGAGCAATACATTAGGACAAGTAAAAGAAGCAGCTAGTCAAGTAGAAAGCGGTGGTAGTCAGGTATCAAGTGGTGCTCAGGCATTATCCCAAGGCGCTACAGAACAAGCAAGTTCTATTCAAGAATTATCTGCATCTATTAACGAGATTTCCAATCAAGTAAAGCAAACTGCAGTAAATGCAAATCAAGCAAATACAGCAGTTGGAACAGTGGCAGCTGAGATGTTGACAAGTAATGACCAAATGTCTGAGTTAATGAATGCGATGCAAAATATTAACCAAGCAGCACGAGAGATTAGCAAAATTATTAAAGCGATTGATGATATTGCGTTCCAAACTAATATTCTAGCATTAAATGCAGCAGTTGAAGCAGCACGAGCAGGTGCGGCTGGTAAAGGATTTGCAGTAGTAGCAGAAGAAGTTCGTAATTTAGCAACTAAGAGTGCAGAAGCAGCAAAAACAACAACAAACTTAATTGAGGAATCTGTTGATGCGGTTGAAAATGGTTTAACTCTTGCAACAAAGACTGCACAATCAATGCAAAATGTTGTGGAAGGTGCAAATTCGATTACAGCGTTGATTGGTGAGATTTCTGATGCAGCAAACAGCCAAGCTACTTCAATTAGTCAGGTAACGCAAGGCGTAGAGCAAATTTCAGGTGTTGTACAAACCAACTCAGCAACAGCAGAAGAAAGCGCTGCAGCAAGTGAAGAGCTAAGCTCACAAGCGCAATTGTTAAATGAATTGGTATCACAATTTGTGTTAATTAGCAATGAATATCGAGTAGTGGAAGAAGTTTTGAATCCTACTCCACAATCAAATGTTGAACCAATAATTACTTATGCAAACAACAATCTAGGTTCTAAATATTAA